In Nocardia yunnanensis, one DNA window encodes the following:
- a CDS encoding long-chain-fatty-acid--CoA ligase, giving the protein MRSLTVNLLQSALRVPDRVAVRSDDTVLTYAQLEERTARVASMLRAEGVTPGSRVALMMPNVPEFVVLYYGILRAGCVVVPMNPLLKAREVAYYLSDCGARVLFDWRGGPGEGPQGAAASGTIVRTIDPTSFAALLGRHAPRHESPEVELDQVAVILYTSGTTGQPKGAALTLAGLAHNAEVYASTVQELHHDDVILGCLPLFHTFGQTCALNAAIYCGAALTLVPRFEPATVFEAIARDRVTVFAGVPTMYSTLLHDAVATTADVTSLRRCVSGGASLPVELLTAFEKTFGCEILEGYGLSETSPVVTFNHAGRPRKPGSIGVPIRDVEVELVDVIDGIGEIAVRGPNVMSGYWNRPEATEAAIPDGWFRTGDLARRDDDGYYYIVDRKKDMIIRGGYNIYPREIEELLYEHPDVVQAAVFGIADDHLGEEIVAAIVLSAEANTTAEELQSFVRERIAAYKYPRHVWLLDELPTGPSGKILKRAITQP; this is encoded by the coding sequence ATGCGCTCCTTGACCGTGAATCTGCTGCAGTCGGCCCTGCGTGTCCCGGACCGGGTCGCGGTGCGATCGGACGATACGGTCCTGACCTATGCGCAGCTCGAGGAGCGGACCGCGCGGGTCGCCTCGATGCTGCGTGCCGAGGGTGTGACTCCAGGGTCTCGGGTGGCTCTGATGATGCCCAACGTGCCGGAGTTCGTGGTTCTCTACTACGGGATCCTGCGCGCGGGATGCGTTGTGGTGCCGATGAATCCGTTGCTGAAGGCCCGTGAGGTCGCCTACTACCTGTCCGATTGCGGTGCACGAGTGCTGTTCGATTGGAGGGGCGGTCCAGGGGAGGGGCCGCAAGGGGCGGCGGCGAGCGGGACCATTGTCCGGACGATCGATCCGACGTCGTTTGCCGCCCTGCTGGGGAGGCACGCGCCACGCCATGAGAGCCCAGAGGTGGAGCTGGATCAGGTGGCGGTGATCCTCTACACCTCGGGGACCACCGGCCAACCCAAGGGAGCGGCGCTGACGCTCGCCGGGCTCGCGCACAACGCCGAGGTGTACGCCTCGACCGTGCAGGAGCTCCACCACGATGATGTGATCCTGGGCTGCCTGCCGCTGTTCCACACCTTCGGGCAGACCTGCGCACTCAATGCCGCGATCTATTGCGGAGCCGCGCTGACATTGGTTCCGCGCTTCGAGCCGGCCACGGTATTCGAGGCGATCGCCCGCGACCGGGTCACTGTCTTCGCTGGTGTGCCGACCATGTACTCCACGCTGCTGCACGACGCGGTCGCGACGACAGCGGACGTCACGTCGTTGCGGCGCTGTGTATCCGGCGGTGCGTCGCTGCCGGTGGAACTGCTCACCGCCTTCGAGAAGACCTTCGGCTGCGAAATCCTGGAGGGCTACGGTCTGTCGGAGACCAGCCCCGTAGTCACGTTCAACCACGCCGGGCGGCCGCGCAAACCCGGCTCGATCGGTGTGCCGATCCGTGACGTCGAGGTCGAGTTGGTCGATGTGATCGACGGGATCGGCGAGATCGCGGTCCGCGGCCCGAATGTCATGTCCGGCTACTGGAATCGGCCCGAGGCGACCGAGGCCGCGATTCCCGACGGCTGGTTCCGCACCGGCGACCTCGCCCGGCGCGACGACGACGGCTACTACTACATCGTCGACCGCAAGAAGGACATGATCATTCGCGGCGGGTACAACATCTACCCCCGCGAAATCGAGGAGCTGCTCTACGAACACCCCGATGTCGTGCAGGCCGCCGTCTTCGGCATCGCCGACGATCACTTGGGGGAGGAGATCGTCGCCGCCATCGTTCTGAGCGCGGAAGCGAACACCACCGCGGAGGAACTGCAGAGCTTCGTGCGCGAACGCATCGCTGCCTACAAATACCCCCGCCATGTTTGGCTGC